Proteins co-encoded in one Hartmannibacter diazotrophicus genomic window:
- a CDS encoding LysR substrate-binding domain-containing protein: MKNIPVGSLRVFEAAARSGSFRLAGEELGISPSAVSHAVRKLEDQVGTELFVREGRSVRLNPGGETLLRHVSSAFNQMRHGLEIVGARSDALLRLHCAPSMAAQWLMPRLPVLMANMPGLKVRLSASTDYPRFHNDEFDLDIRYGPPRQEGLIAIPLGEEIVTPLCRPEMAGDIRDPMDLFELPLIESEHKQVRWSDWFAVNGLPPPPPGDSRFDRSFMAISAAADGMGIALESTRLAEREIASGRLVAPLTNVARDATYIGHFLVYPPTASPRRSVRAFSDWLSSELALPPVSHA; the protein is encoded by the coding sequence ATGAAGAACATTCCGGTCGGTTCCCTTCGCGTCTTCGAGGCTGCGGCGAGATCGGGTTCCTTTCGTCTCGCCGGCGAGGAACTCGGTATTTCGCCGAGCGCCGTGAGCCACGCCGTCCGCAAGCTGGAAGATCAGGTCGGTACGGAGCTATTCGTGCGCGAGGGGCGCAGCGTGCGCCTCAATCCGGGCGGCGAAACTCTGCTGCGACATGTGTCGAGCGCATTCAACCAGATGCGCCACGGGCTGGAAATTGTCGGGGCCCGGTCCGATGCGCTGCTTCGCCTGCATTGCGCGCCCAGCATGGCCGCGCAATGGCTCATGCCGCGTCTGCCTGTGCTGATGGCGAACATGCCCGGCTTGAAAGTACGTCTGTCGGCCAGCACGGACTATCCGCGCTTCCACAACGACGAATTTGATCTCGACATCAGGTACGGTCCGCCACGTCAGGAGGGGCTCATCGCCATTCCGCTCGGGGAAGAAATCGTGACGCCACTCTGCCGTCCGGAGATGGCAGGCGACATTCGCGATCCGATGGATCTTTTCGAATTGCCCCTGATCGAAAGCGAGCACAAGCAGGTGCGTTGGAGCGACTGGTTCGCGGTCAACGGACTGCCGCCGCCACCGCCCGGCGACAGCCGTTTTGACCGCAGTTTCATGGCGATTTCGGCTGCCGCCGACGGCATGGGTATCGCCTTGGAATCTACACGTCTAGCGGAACGGGAAATCGCCAGCGGCCGTCTCGTCGCACCACTGACGAACGTCGCGCGTGACGCGACCTACATCGGCCATTTCCTTGTCTATCCGCCAACAGCAAGCCCGCGGCGGTCCGTCCGGGCTTTCTCCGATTGGCTTTCCAGCGAACTTGCCTTGCCGCCCGTAAGTCATGCGTAG
- a CDS encoding SDR family NAD(P)-dependent oxidoreductase yields MLLEGKTAVISGAAGPRGIGFATARTFAAQGARVAILDLDGEGAKRAASELGDGHIGVACNVTDRADCDRAIGEVLAAFGAVDILINNAGITQAIKVWDIDEGSWDRIQGVNLKGVLFLSQALMPHMRGRKQGAIACMSSVSAQRGGGILGGAHYSAAKAGVLGLAKAMARELGADGIRVNCVTPGLIQTDINAGKISDEARGKILEGIPLARLGVPQDVANIFLFLASDLSAYLTGTVIDVNGGMLIH; encoded by the coding sequence ATGCTCCTTGAGGGCAAGACCGCCGTCATTTCCGGCGCGGCAGGACCGCGAGGCATCGGGTTCGCAACGGCCAGGACATTTGCGGCGCAGGGCGCCCGTGTCGCCATTCTCGATCTCGACGGAGAAGGCGCCAAGCGCGCGGCAAGCGAACTCGGCGATGGTCACATCGGCGTAGCCTGCAACGTCACCGACCGTGCCGACTGCGACCGGGCGATCGGCGAGGTTCTGGCGGCCTTCGGCGCCGTCGATATCCTGATCAACAACGCCGGCATCACCCAGGCGATCAAGGTCTGGGACATCGACGAAGGTTCCTGGGATCGCATCCAAGGCGTCAATCTCAAGGGCGTGCTCTTCCTCTCCCAAGCTCTCATGCCGCACATGCGCGGCCGCAAGCAGGGCGCCATCGCCTGCATGTCGTCGGTTTCGGCACAGCGCGGCGGGGGCATTCTCGGCGGCGCGCACTATTCGGCCGCCAAGGCCGGCGTGCTCGGGCTCGCCAAGGCGATGGCTCGTGAGCTTGGCGCCGACGGCATCCGCGTCAATTGCGTGACGCCTGGCCTCATCCAGACCGACATCAACGCCGGCAAGATCTCCGACGAAGCCCGCGGCAAGATTCTCGAGGGCATCCCGCTTGCCCGCCTCGGCGTGCCGCAGGACGTCGCCAACATCTTCCTGTTCCTGGCGAGCGACCTCTCCGCCTACCTCACCGGCACGGTCATCGACGTCAACGGCGGCATGCTGATCCATTGA